A single window of Channa argus isolate prfri chromosome 2, Channa argus male v1.0, whole genome shotgun sequence DNA harbors:
- the depdc7a gene encoding DEP domain-containing protein 7 isoform X1, which translates to MHRTPEQGMAGKPFRATYIWGSIISNLHTHVEVKRRRHNLKSYHDCFLGSEAVDAVLAHITLNRFFGDEAVPRYKAVRLCQALMESRVFEPVGIKVFGKEKKQATFEDSSCSLYRFLNSTATSSSTLTNTNSHSTSTIESGYDSLNINRNQNSYSPSCERHKVLTNSGNKDKSVEDVLEKLNLSSTITPQMINLGLSQELVAEVWHQQAVFRLLQLIELPLLEDLLEGKDSYQPSLHGMDSDPDLLYTSNYLDREVLKAFSEAQADDWMSAAVDCLEFLPDELVVEVSRGLASFADDLLECKRLLYGVLAQHYGRTQQSPLLSNHVFDIHTGISELLVNGKQEQALEALQLSLKLQDSRSREELRRLLRFMATAAKPQEVKLHKEIENRMALKRSFASAIVYSGRLSKGKVDLMVLFMVDNHCDLFKIPVTLHKMVSDRLMNIVKGKDPDMITGSTYCTKVSAHTYSENARITTKEELRSLLRAVHENPKLSNKEKRRLLGQFYKGHPEIFVQYFGNRLSSINMLIQ; encoded by the exons AACAAGGCATGGCCGGGAAGCCTTTCCGAGCCACCTACATCTGGGGCAGCATCATCTCCAATCTCCACACTCACGTGGAGGTCAAGCGCCGGCGCCACAACCTTAAGTCCTACCATGACTGCTTCCTGGGCTCAGAGGCTGTGGACGCGGTGTTGGCACACATCACCCTGAATCGTTTCTTTGGAGATGAGGCAGTGCCTCGCTACAAGGCTGTTCGCCTTTGTCAAGCCCTGATGGAGTCGAGGGTGTTTGAGCCTGTGGGCATTAAAGTATTTGGGAAGGAAAAGAAGCAAGCCACATTTGAGGACAGTAGTTGCAGCTTGTACAGGTTCCTGAACTCAACAGCTACCTCTTCGTCGACACTGACCAACACCAACTCCCACTCCACTAGCACCATCGAGAGCGGCTATGACTCACTTAACATCAACAGAAACCAAAACAGCTACAGTCCATCATGTGAAAG ACATAAGGTGCTGACCAACTCcggaaataaagacaaatcagTGGAGGACGTGCTGGAAAAGCTCAACCTGAGCTCGACCATCACCCCTCAGATGATCAACCTCGGCCTCTCGCAGGAGC ttgtGGCTGAGGTGTGGCACCAGCAGGCGGTGTTcaggctgctgcagctgataGAGCTCCCACTACTTGAGGACCTATTAGAGGGCAAGGACTCATATCAGCCTTCCCTGCATGGCATGGATAGTGATCCGGATTTGTTGTATACGTCAAACTACCTAGACCGAGAGGTTCTCAAAGCCTTCAGTGAAGCACA GGCTGATGATTGGATGTCAGCGGCAGTGGACTGTCTTGAGTTCCTGCCTGATGAACTAGTGGTGGAGGTCAGTCGAGGTTTGGCCAGTTTTGCAGACGACCTGCTTGAGTGTAAGAGGCTGCTCTATGGGGTCCTGGCTCAGCACTACGGACGCACACAGCAGTCACCACTACTCAGCAACCACGTCTTCGACATCCACACTGGCATCTCAGAGCTACTCG TGAACGGAAAGCAAGAGCAAGCCCTGGAGGCTCTGCAGCTGAGCCTGAAGCTGCAGGACTCTCGCAGCAGGGAGGAGCTACGCAGGCTCCTGAGATTCATGGCCACTGCAGCCAAACCGCAGGAGGTTAAACTACACAAAGAG ATTGAGAACAGGATGGCGTTGAAACGGTCTTTCGCAAGTGCCATCGTGTACAGCGGGAGGCTCTCCAAAGGGAAGGTGGACTTGATGGTTCTGTTCATGGTGGACAACCACTGTGATCTGTTCAAA ATTCCTGTTACATTGCACAAGATGGTCAGTGACAGACTAATGAATATTGTTAAAGGAAAGGATCCAGATATGATAACAG GTTCAACATACTGCACAAAAGTGAGTGCTCACACATACTCAGAAAATGCACGAATAACCACTAAAGAGGAACTCCGCTCTTTACTCCGGGCAGTGCACGAGAACCCTAAACTCTCCAACAAAGAAAAGAGACGGCTGCTGGGACAGTTTTATAAAGGCCACCCAGAAATTTTTGTTCAATACTTTGGAAATAGATTGAGCAGCATCAACATGTTGATACAGTAA
- the depdc7a gene encoding DEP domain-containing protein 7 isoform X2 produces the protein MHRTPEQGMAGKPFRATYIWGSIISNLHTHVEVKRRRHNLKSYHDCFLGSEAVDAVLAHITLNRFFGDEAVPRYKAVRLCQALMESRVFEPVGIKVFGKEKKQATFEDSSCSLYRFLNSTATSSSTLTNTNSHSTSTIESGYDSLNINRNQNSYSPSCERHKVLTNSGNKDKSVEDVLEKLNLSSTITPQMINLGLSQELVAEVWHQQAVFRLLQLIELPLLEDLLEGKDSYQPSLHGMDSDPDLLYTSNYLDREVLKAFSEAQADDWMSAAVDCLEFLPDELVVEVSRGLASFADDLLECKRLLYGVLAQHYGRTQQSPLLSNHVFDIHTGISELLVNGKQEQALEALQLSLKLQDSRSREELRRLLRFMATAAKPQEVKLHKEIENRMALKRSFASAIVYSGRLSKGKVDLMVLFMVDNHCDLFKVQHTAQK, from the exons AACAAGGCATGGCCGGGAAGCCTTTCCGAGCCACCTACATCTGGGGCAGCATCATCTCCAATCTCCACACTCACGTGGAGGTCAAGCGCCGGCGCCACAACCTTAAGTCCTACCATGACTGCTTCCTGGGCTCAGAGGCTGTGGACGCGGTGTTGGCACACATCACCCTGAATCGTTTCTTTGGAGATGAGGCAGTGCCTCGCTACAAGGCTGTTCGCCTTTGTCAAGCCCTGATGGAGTCGAGGGTGTTTGAGCCTGTGGGCATTAAAGTATTTGGGAAGGAAAAGAAGCAAGCCACATTTGAGGACAGTAGTTGCAGCTTGTACAGGTTCCTGAACTCAACAGCTACCTCTTCGTCGACACTGACCAACACCAACTCCCACTCCACTAGCACCATCGAGAGCGGCTATGACTCACTTAACATCAACAGAAACCAAAACAGCTACAGTCCATCATGTGAAAG ACATAAGGTGCTGACCAACTCcggaaataaagacaaatcagTGGAGGACGTGCTGGAAAAGCTCAACCTGAGCTCGACCATCACCCCTCAGATGATCAACCTCGGCCTCTCGCAGGAGC ttgtGGCTGAGGTGTGGCACCAGCAGGCGGTGTTcaggctgctgcagctgataGAGCTCCCACTACTTGAGGACCTATTAGAGGGCAAGGACTCATATCAGCCTTCCCTGCATGGCATGGATAGTGATCCGGATTTGTTGTATACGTCAAACTACCTAGACCGAGAGGTTCTCAAAGCCTTCAGTGAAGCACA GGCTGATGATTGGATGTCAGCGGCAGTGGACTGTCTTGAGTTCCTGCCTGATGAACTAGTGGTGGAGGTCAGTCGAGGTTTGGCCAGTTTTGCAGACGACCTGCTTGAGTGTAAGAGGCTGCTCTATGGGGTCCTGGCTCAGCACTACGGACGCACACAGCAGTCACCACTACTCAGCAACCACGTCTTCGACATCCACACTGGCATCTCAGAGCTACTCG TGAACGGAAAGCAAGAGCAAGCCCTGGAGGCTCTGCAGCTGAGCCTGAAGCTGCAGGACTCTCGCAGCAGGGAGGAGCTACGCAGGCTCCTGAGATTCATGGCCACTGCAGCCAAACCGCAGGAGGTTAAACTACACAAAGAG ATTGAGAACAGGATGGCGTTGAAACGGTCTTTCGCAAGTGCCATCGTGTACAGCGGGAGGCTCTCCAAAGGGAAGGTGGACTTGATGGTTCTGTTCATGGTGGACAACCACTGTGATCTGTTCAAA GTTCAACATACTGCACAAAAGTGA